A stretch of Campylobacter showae DNA encodes these proteins:
- a CDS encoding DNA-3-methyladenine glycosylase I produces MQNTQKPKIRCDWAEKSELERVYHDEEWGRLVKDDAKFFELIVLEGFQAGISWHAVLLKREAMRVAFDGFDARKISLYGEEQTAKFMQNPALIRNRLKLNSLAANARAFLAVVSEFGSFYDYLWGYLLPKFDPKFDGKPIVNHYESLKQIPATTPLAEFIAKDMKKRGFKFLGPTSAYAFLQSAGVVDDHLDACFCKGCR; encoded by the coding sequence AGAAAAGCGAGCTAGAGCGCGTATATCACGATGAGGAGTGGGGCAGGCTAGTAAAGGACGATGCGAAATTTTTCGAGCTCATCGTGCTTGAGGGCTTTCAAGCAGGCATCTCGTGGCATGCCGTGCTGCTTAAGCGCGAGGCGATGCGAGTGGCATTTGATGGATTTGACGCACGCAAAATTTCGCTCTACGGCGAGGAGCAGACGGCAAAATTTATGCAAAATCCAGCACTCATCAGAAACCGCCTAAAGCTAAACTCGCTCGCCGCAAACGCCCGCGCATTCCTTGCCGTCGTAAGCGAGTTTGGCAGCTTTTACGACTATCTTTGGGGCTATCTTTTGCCTAAATTTGATCCCAAATTTGACGGCAAGCCCATCGTAAATCACTACGAAAGCCTAAAGCAGATCCCTGCTACCACGCCGCTTGCAGAGTTTATCGCAAAAGATATGAAAAAGCGCGGATTTAAATTTCTGGGACCCACGAGTGCCTATGCGTTTTTGCAAAGCGCGGGCGTAGTGGACGATCATCTGGACGCTTGCTTTTGCAAAGGATGCAGATGA
- a CDS encoding MmcQ/YjbR family DNA-binding protein: protein MMPVRKRVFSYIEEKFGSQGERIFDKHPEFAVFRHAKNRKWFAVFMRVDGGKLGLKSAHELEILNLKCKPDLAAILRDGDQILPAYHMNKKHWISVNLSSKIAPGQVEDLIDLSFELTR, encoded by the coding sequence ATGATGCCTGTGCGGAAGCGAGTTTTTAGCTACATCGAGGAGAAATTCGGCTCTCAGGGCGAGCGGATATTTGACAAGCATCCCGAGTTTGCCGTGTTTCGCCACGCGAAAAACCGAAAATGGTTCGCCGTTTTTATGCGCGTGGACGGTGGCAAACTAGGACTTAAAAGTGCTCATGAGCTAGAAATACTAAATCTAAAATGCAAGCCCGATCTCGCGGCGATTTTGCGCGATGGCGATCAAATTTTGCCCGCCTATCATATGAATAAAAAGCACTGGATCAGCGTAAATTTAAGCTCCAAAATCGCGCCAGGGCAGGTGGAGGATCTGATAGATCTTAGCTTTGAGCTGACGCGGTAA
- the murC gene encoding UDP-N-acetylmuramate--L-alanine ligase yields MGIGGIGISAIARFLHEKGFIISGSDIKESPTTRELAAQGIDVITPHSKAAIKDQDFVIYSAAIKPDNIELVEARSKGLHCLSRKEALPMVLEGKRVFSVAGAHGKSTTSAMLSSLVEGSVIIGAIAKQFGSNMKYEPCDNVIFEADESDSSFLNSNPYLAVVTNAEPEHMEHYGYDLEKFHAAYRGFLERAKVRVINAEDEFLGTLKLDAVRLYPSTDITELSMIVRDFVPYTAFNLKNLGKFEVLGMGEHIAVDASLAILAALNETSLAQIRQNLLNFKGIKKRFDILTASRKFVLIDDYAHHPTEIKATLQSVFEYAKLLGITKITAIFQPHRFTRLSANLQAFKECFEGIDELVILPVYAAGEASIDINLKEEFKRYNPVMTQKVAREGEGIVFTDEFGVKNLLDDGLVIGFGAGDITYQLRGDV; encoded by the coding sequence ATCGGTATCGGCGGTATCGGCATCTCGGCGATCGCGCGTTTTTTGCACGAAAAGGGCTTCATAATCAGCGGTAGCGACATCAAAGAAAGCCCGACCACGCGCGAGCTAGCTGCGCAGGGTATCGACGTCATCACGCCGCATAGTAAGGCCGCGATCAAGGATCAGGACTTTGTCATTTACTCTGCCGCGATAAAGCCCGATAACATCGAGCTTGTCGAAGCGCGCAGCAAAGGATTGCACTGCCTATCGCGCAAAGAGGCGCTACCGATGGTACTAGAGGGCAAGCGCGTGTTTTCGGTAGCGGGCGCGCACGGCAAAAGCACGACCTCGGCGATGCTCTCTAGCCTCGTGGAGGGCTCGGTCATCATCGGCGCGATAGCTAAGCAGTTTGGCTCAAATATGAAATACGAGCCCTGCGACAACGTTATTTTCGAGGCCGACGAGAGCGATAGTAGTTTTCTCAACTCAAACCCGTATCTAGCCGTCGTGACCAACGCCGAGCCCGAGCACATGGAGCACTACGGCTATGATTTAGAGAAATTTCACGCGGCGTATCGCGGATTTTTAGAGCGAGCCAAGGTGCGCGTGATAAACGCCGAGGACGAGTTTTTGGGCACGCTAAAGCTCGACGCCGTACGCCTTTATCCGAGCACCGATATCACCGAGCTTAGCATGATCGTGCGCGATTTCGTGCCTTATACCGCGTTTAATCTAAAAAATCTAGGCAAATTTGAAGTGCTGGGCATGGGCGAGCATATCGCCGTGGACGCCTCTCTTGCGATCTTGGCCGCGCTAAATGAAACGTCTCTCGCGCAAATTAGGCAAAATTTGCTAAATTTTAAAGGCATCAAAAAGCGCTTTGATATCCTAACCGCAAGCCGAAAATTCGTACTCATCGACGACTATGCGCACCATCCGACCGAGATCAAGGCCACTTTGCAATCGGTCTTTGAATACGCTAAGTTGTTAGGTATCACCAAGATCACGGCGATCTTTCAGCCGCACAGATTTACGCGTCTGAGCGCAAATTTACAGGCCTTTAAGGAGTGCTTCGAGGGCATAGACGAGCTTGTTATCTTGCCTGTTTACGCAGCGGGCGAGGCGTCCATAGATATAAATTTAAAAGAGGAGTTTAAGCGCTACAACCCAGTGATGACGCAAAAAGTCGCGCGCGAGGGCGAGGGGATCGTCTTTACGGACGAATTTGGCGTGAAAAATTTGCTTGATGACGGCTTGGTGATCGGCTTTGGTGCCGGCGACATCACATATCAGCTGCGAGGCGACGTATGA
- a CDS encoding endonuclease MutS2: protein MERFNSFLARPKPLFMAGDSRLHYEKILELSQKQFDPPAPAQNLDDALMRLSKQATLHVSEIFEFAKIIGYFTYLKTLKFEGKLGEWLAKIEIPQPMLKLANSFDKNGELKDEVDERLSGIRDAFSAKRAQIDADLRRLIYSKSVAPYLVDTQVHYISSVEALLVRGGFNHVLKGTVVARSSGGYFYVAPENIQKLKKEQSELLDKKEEIVYEHCKIFSSAMHKALPFLKFINGAFDVFDAYCARVFTAKSADFEFVLPSGGSNLKLANFAHPALKNPKSISIDFSKKVLLITGVNAGGKSMLLKSLIAAAFLAKYLLPMRINAQNSQIGNFKEFDAIIEDPQNVKNDISTFAGRMVHFSKLFTKKNLLIGVDEIELGTDFEEAASLYGVMIERLMSQDIKMIITTHHKRLAMLLAKNPDVELVAALYDEENSRPKFEFLKGTIGKSYAFETAARYGIAANLVAQAKKIYGEDKENLNEIITKTLNLEVQLKEKLESAEKKEQKLDSLIENLKEQKERAEAEQHEVIIRLEREYFKAINEARRAINLDDTKEKQRALNRANEAKRAVQKPEISAPPELKVGDRVKYGKIKGVVASLSKNDAVIQTDNVSMRVPINQLKISGETPAPAKKSGINLSVQKPQNASVTLDLHGLRADEAVQKLDKFISDSLVMGFDEVQVYHGIGTGKLAYAVKNFLREHPSVKEFFDAPAGQGGFGAQIVRL from the coding sequence ATGGAGCGGTTTAACTCCTTTCTAGCGCGCCCAAAGCCGCTTTTTATGGCGGGTGACAGCAGGTTGCATTATGAAAAAATTTTAGAACTCTCGCAAAAGCAGTTTGATCCGCCCGCACCGGCTCAAAACCTAGACGACGCGCTTATGCGCCTGAGCAAACAAGCCACGCTGCACGTGAGCGAGATTTTTGAGTTTGCTAAGATAATCGGCTACTTTACCTATCTAAAAACGCTCAAATTTGAAGGCAAACTAGGCGAGTGGCTCGCTAAAATCGAGATCCCGCAGCCGATGTTAAAGCTCGCAAACTCATTTGACAAAAACGGTGAGCTAAAAGACGAAGTGGACGAGCGCCTGAGTGGTATCAGAGACGCTTTTAGCGCCAAAAGAGCGCAAATAGACGCCGATCTGCGCCGTCTCATCTACTCAAAAAGCGTCGCGCCCTACCTCGTCGATACGCAGGTGCACTACATCAGCTCCGTCGAGGCGCTGCTCGTGCGTGGCGGGTTTAACCACGTGCTAAAGGGCACGGTCGTGGCTAGAAGCTCGGGCGGATACTTCTACGTCGCGCCCGAAAACATCCAAAAACTCAAAAAAGAGCAAAGCGAGCTGCTGGATAAAAAAGAGGAAATCGTCTATGAGCACTGCAAAATTTTTAGCTCCGCGATGCACAAGGCCTTGCCGTTTTTAAAATTTATAAACGGCGCGTTTGACGTATTTGACGCCTACTGTGCGCGGGTTTTTACGGCTAAAAGTGCAGATTTTGAGTTCGTGCTACCAAGCGGCGGGTCAAATTTAAAGCTGGCAAATTTCGCCCACCCAGCGCTAAAAAATCCAAAAAGCATCAGCATCGACTTTAGCAAAAAGGTGCTGCTGATAACCGGCGTAAATGCAGGCGGTAAATCGATGCTTTTAAAATCGCTGATAGCCGCAGCCTTTCTAGCTAAATACCTACTGCCGATGCGCATAAACGCGCAAAATTCGCAGATCGGAAATTTCAAAGAATTTGACGCTATCATCGAAGATCCGCAAAACGTGAAAAACGACATCTCGACTTTTGCCGGCCGTATGGTGCATTTTTCTAAGCTTTTTACGAAGAAAAATCTGCTCATCGGAGTCGATGAGATCGAGCTGGGAACGGACTTTGAGGAGGCGGCGAGCCTGTATGGCGTGATGATCGAGCGGCTGATGAGTCAGGATATCAAAATGATCATCACCACCCACCACAAGCGCCTTGCTATGCTGCTAGCTAAAAACCCCGACGTTGAGCTGGTCGCCGCGCTATACGACGAGGAAAACTCGCGGCCTAAATTTGAGTTTTTAAAGGGTACGATCGGCAAGTCCTATGCCTTTGAGACTGCGGCTAGATACGGCATCGCGGCAAATTTGGTCGCGCAGGCGAAAAAAATCTACGGCGAGGACAAAGAAAATCTAAACGAAATCATCACAAAGACGTTAAATTTAGAGGTGCAGCTCAAAGAAAAGCTCGAAAGCGCCGAGAAAAAAGAGCAAAAGCTAGACTCGCTAATCGAAAATTTAAAAGAACAAAAAGAGAGGGCCGAGGCCGAGCAGCACGAGGTTATAATCCGGCTAGAGCGGGAATATTTTAAGGCGATAAACGAGGCTAGACGTGCGATAAATTTAGATGACACAAAAGAAAAACAGCGCGCCCTAAACCGCGCAAACGAGGCCAAACGCGCCGTGCAAAAGCCAGAAATCTCCGCTCCGCCCGAGCTAAAAGTTGGCGACCGCGTCAAATACGGCAAGATAAAGGGCGTCGTCGCAAGCCTAAGTAAAAACGACGCCGTGATACAAACCGACAACGTGAGCATGCGCGTGCCGATAAATCAGCTAAAAATCAGCGGCGAAACGCCGGCGCCCGCGAAAAAATCGGGCATAAATCTAAGCGTGCAAAAGCCGCAAAACGCCAGCGTCACGCTCGATCTACACGGTCTGCGCGCGGACGAGGCGGTGCAAAAGCTGGATAAATTTATCTCAGATAGTCTGGTGATGGGCTTTGACGAGGTGCAGGTGTATCACGGCATCGGCACGGGCAAGCTCGCCTACGCGGTCAAAAATTTCTTGCGCGAACATCCGAGCGTGAAGGAGTTTTTCGACGCGCCGGCGGGGCAGGGGGGATTTGGAGCGCAGATAGTAAGGCTTTAA
- a CDS encoding LysE family transporter produces the protein MNAFLQGLLLGFSAAVPLGPVNVMIMSAAVRSFWSAFAIGLGAMSADAAYLLLLAFGVLEYLQGETVEKIIGIFGFCYLVYISYAIFKNANKPITADTLDAEAKFGKNYAKGLFVTLANPYTVGFWLSVAGFAKSFENAGAVVAGLVAAIFIWIVSMPFAVHKSAKFISQNIAKWLNYVCAVILLGFAFFLLYKLFL, from the coding sequence ATGAACGCGTTTTTGCAGGGATTGCTGCTGGGTTTTAGCGCGGCTGTACCGCTAGGGCCCGTAAACGTGATGATAATGAGTGCTGCGGTAAGGTCGTTTTGGTCGGCGTTTGCCATCGGGCTTGGCGCCATGAGCGCGGACGCGGCGTATCTGCTGCTTTTGGCGTTTGGCGTGCTTGAGTATTTGCAGGGCGAAACGGTAGAAAAAATCATCGGGATTTTTGGATTTTGTTATCTAGTCTACATCTCCTACGCCATATTTAAAAACGCAAACAAACCTATAACGGCGGACACGCTAGACGCCGAGGCCAAATTTGGCAAAAACTACGCAAAAGGCCTTTTCGTCACGCTTGCAAACCCGTACACCGTCGGATTTTGGCTAAGCGTGGCCGGCTTTGCTAAAAGTTTTGAAAACGCGGGCGCGGTCGTGGCGGGGCTAGTAGCGGCGATATTTATCTGGATCGTTTCTATGCCGTTTGCTGTGCATAAAAGCGCCAAATTTATCTCGCAAAACATCGCAAAATGGCTAAACTACGTATGTGCGGTCATTTTGCTGGGGTTTGCTTTCTTTTTACTTTATAAACTATTTTTATAA
- a CDS encoding EAL domain-containing protein: protein MQNLDFKKSMTQFIVLPIAVLVICSCLAMGFIFYKKLQDSSNYISNVDIQSKVESYMNILQMIYKDVAKRDVEEFQRYSELAKSIPSWMVKQTGEKNELIILASSQQPSLIGENLPYKFCGMDANAHAELARNGAYKSIKLIPDNKAEICYFKNIDGAIIGYNMVQGVKISGFDDPLFAQWFVVNMKNTFIVTSVMVLICIFQYLLFYRSIRNNQVSLMKTNAKLVANNAEMQKRLYRDSLTGLPNKTALERDLEAMKSPKIIIVDIDEFRKMNNYFGTAVCDRILVRMTQISQKFADDNNMTVYRVGPDQFAFIEDAAFFIDRYEDLATELLDNIKGLVVDITALDGEQSEIEIHCTVGFALDETDTFKKAMVALEFAKQSGKDYFCYFKNIDDTPQYAEQITRSNMIRNAIINDRIVPFYQPIFNKEKQIVKHETLIRIQNSNEIISPSVFLEVSKRIKRYTDIEKMLIEKSFKLIADRPDAVISVNLSGRDMTDGDVSVFIIEKLNKYKVAGRVIFEILEDENVENIERIGTFIERVRRMGVKIAIDDFGSGYSNFSYILKLKPDCIKIDGSIIKNIDTSEDSRAIAGAIIAFAKKLDITVIAEFVRSKEVFDACVELGVDEFQGFYLGEPRDSLYED from the coding sequence ATGCAAAATTTAGATTTTAAAAAATCGATGACGCAGTTTATCGTCCTGCCGATCGCCGTACTCGTGATCTGCTCGTGTCTGGCTATGGGTTTTATATTTTATAAAAAACTACAAGACTCCTCCAACTATATCTCAAACGTCGATATACAGAGTAAGGTAGAGTCTTATATGAACATATTGCAAATGATTTATAAAGACGTGGCAAAGCGCGATGTAGAGGAGTTTCAAAGGTATAGCGAATTAGCAAAGTCTATCCCGTCGTGGATGGTGAAGCAAACAGGCGAAAAAAACGAGCTCATCATCCTGGCTAGCTCGCAACAACCAAGCTTAATCGGGGAAAATTTACCCTATAAATTTTGCGGTATGGACGCCAATGCGCATGCAGAGTTGGCTCGCAACGGAGCCTATAAAAGTATAAAACTAATCCCAGACAATAAAGCCGAGATCTGCTATTTTAAAAATATAGACGGCGCAATAATAGGCTACAATATGGTTCAAGGCGTTAAAATTTCCGGTTTTGACGATCCGCTTTTTGCGCAGTGGTTTGTCGTGAATATGAAAAATACATTTATCGTAACGAGCGTAATGGTGCTTATTTGTATTTTTCAATATTTGCTTTTTTATAGAAGTATAAGAAATAATCAAGTCTCCCTAATGAAAACTAATGCCAAGCTCGTAGCCAATAATGCCGAGATGCAAAAGCGGCTTTATAGAGATTCTCTTACGGGTTTGCCTAATAAAACAGCTCTGGAGCGTGATCTGGAGGCGATGAAAAGCCCTAAAATCATCATTGTGGATATCGACGAATTTAGAAAAATGAATAACTACTTCGGCACTGCAGTTTGCGACAGAATTTTAGTACGAATGACGCAAATTTCGCAAAAATTCGCAGATGATAATAATATGACGGTTTACCGAGTGGGGCCGGATCAGTTTGCGTTTATCGAGGATGCGGCGTTTTTTATCGATAGGTATGAGGATTTAGCTACCGAGCTTTTGGATAATATCAAAGGTCTAGTCGTCGATATCACCGCACTTGACGGCGAGCAAAGCGAGATAGAGATACACTGCACGGTGGGCTTTGCGCTTGATGAGACCGATACGTTTAAAAAGGCGATGGTGGCGCTTGAGTTTGCTAAACAAAGCGGAAAGGACTATTTTTGCTACTTTAAAAACATCGACGATACGCCGCAATACGCCGAGCAAATCACTCGCTCAAATATGATACGAAACGCTATCATAAACGATAGGATCGTGCCGTTTTATCAACCGATATTTAATAAAGAAAAGCAAATCGTAAAGCACGAAACTCTAATCCGCATCCAAAACAGTAACGAAATCATCTCTCCAAGCGTCTTTTTGGAGGTTTCAAAGCGCATCAAACGCTATACCGATATCGAAAAAATGTTGATCGAAAAAAGCTTTAAACTAATCGCCGATAGGCCCGACGCCGTAATCTCTGTAAATTTATCCGGGCGCGATATGACCGACGGCGACGTAAGCGTGTTTATCATCGAAAAATTAAATAAATACAAAGTTGCCGGACGCGTGATATTTGAAATACTAGAGGATGAAAACGTCGAAAATATCGAGCGTATAGGAACATTTATCGAGCGCGTGCGCAGGATGGGCGTCAAGATCGCTATAGACGACTTTGGCTCTGGCTATAGTAACTTCTCTTACATCCTGAAACTAAAGCCCGACTGCATAAAAATCGACGGCTCCATCATAAAAAATATCGACACGAGCGAGGACTCTCGCGCTATAGCAGGCGCGATCATCGCCTTTGCTAAAAAGCTTGATATCACGGTAATAGCCGAATTTGTCCGCTCAAAAGAGGTGTTTGATGCATGCGTAGAGCTTGGCGTGGACGAGTTTCAGGGTTTTTATCTGGGCGAGCCTAGAGATAGCCTTTATGAGGATTAA
- the hisG gene encoding ATP phosphoribosyltransferase has translation MLTVALPKGRIADETLAIFRKIFQSSFEFEDRKLLMSEGDFKFLMVRNQDIPTYVVNGAADIGVVGLDVLEEHRPDVVRLLDLKIGKCRVCVGIKEGEELNLNAPELKIATKMPHISRNYFAAKATALKIIKLYGSIELAPLVGLADAIVDVVETGTTMKQNGLRVAETIMHSSAHLIANKNSFIIKKDEILSLYEKIKAQI, from the coding sequence ATGCTAACGGTTGCTCTACCTAAAGGCCGCATCGCCGACGAGACTCTCGCGATTTTTAGGAAAATTTTTCAAAGCTCGTTTGAGTTTGAGGATAGAAAACTACTGATGAGCGAGGGCGATTTTAAATTTCTAATGGTTCGCAACCAAGACATCCCGACCTACGTCGTAAACGGTGCTGCAGATATCGGCGTGGTGGGTCTTGACGTACTTGAAGAGCACCGTCCTGACGTCGTGCGCCTACTTGATCTAAAAATCGGCAAATGCCGCGTCTGCGTAGGTATAAAAGAGGGCGAGGAGCTAAATTTAAACGCTCCCGAGCTAAAGATCGCCACCAAAATGCCGCACATCTCGCGCAACTATTTCGCCGCAAAGGCGACCGCGCTAAAGATCATCAAACTATACGGCTCGATCGAGTTAGCACCGCTGGTCGGGCTAGCCGACGCAATCGTGGACGTCGTTGAAACTGGCACTACGATGAAGCAAAACGGGCTAAGAGTCGCCGAGACCATCATGCACAGCTCCGCTCACCTCATCGCAAATAAAAATAGCTTTATCATCAAAAAAGACGAAATTTTATCGCTTTACGAAAAAATCAAAGCGCAAATTTAA
- a CDS encoding type III pantothenate kinase, with the protein MTLCDVGNTNATFFENGKITKIRIENFKYFRSDEKIYFISVNDEVTKRLQNSPRFVNLEPYFELDTIYKGLGIDRVASCYAVKNGLIIDAGSAITMDVMMNSMHLGGAIMPGISHILKTYEAISPRLKISLNSQIDLDALPQKTTDAVSYGIIKPILLLIENMANGSKIYFTGGDGEFLSRFFATSIYDRILVFRGMQKLIEQKKDILC; encoded by the coding sequence ATGACTCTATGTGACGTAGGCAATACCAACGCCACCTTTTTTGAAAATGGTAAAATCACCAAAATCAGGATTGAAAATTTTAAATATTTTAGAAGCGATGAGAAGATTTATTTTATCAGCGTAAACGACGAAGTAACCAAAAGGTTGCAAAATTCGCCCAGATTCGTAAATTTGGAGCCCTATTTTGAACTAGATACTATCTATAAAGGCCTTGGTATCGACCGCGTGGCTAGCTGTTATGCCGTAAAAAACGGCCTCATAATCGACGCTGGCAGCGCCATAACGATGGACGTGATGATGAATTCTATGCATCTTGGCGGCGCGATAATGCCCGGCATATCGCATATTTTAAAGACCTACGAGGCAATTTCGCCTAGGCTAAAAATCTCGCTAAATTCGCAGATCGACCTCGACGCACTCCCGCAAAAAACGACCGACGCGGTGAGCTACGGCATCATCAAACCGATCCTGCTTCTCATAGAAAACATGGCAAACGGCTCAAAAATTTACTTCACGGGCGGCGACGGCGAATTTTTATCGCGCTTTTTTGCCACGAGTATCTACGACCGCATACTCGTCTTTCGCGGGATGCAAAAACTAATCGAACAAAAAAAGGACATCTTATGCTAA
- a CDS encoding PQQ-binding-like beta-propeller repeat protein, translating into MRKFQAILAAALCVAVLGGCSTKRQYFEPTDVQNEKISENRLPASIATASINGAVLKNGMAITKNGLLSPEIKLPKGATLLNSADGKFISSDLDGNLIVANSSNEILFQRSFNEAIVSAALEDNKLALLSAGNVIYLIDIATNDTLLEFESSNVYAQDSRVAAPLFMSSLVIFPTLDGKIMIADKNQGRILRDVVVSSEQFFNNIISLNVVNDTMIAATGKRIVSINPEKTVYYNGEIKDIVINGEYIYILLKDGKIVLSDLNLKQIKDVYFKFAIFSSATVYNGSLYIMEKTGYLIKTDLALDNAKIYELSDEVESQIFAGAKEFYYDDYSLELK; encoded by the coding sequence ATGAGAAAATTTCAAGCTATTTTAGCGGCTGCGCTCTGCGTCGCGGTACTCGGCGGATGCAGCACGAAAAGGCAGTATTTCGAACCGACCGACGTGCAAAATGAAAAAATTTCAGAAAACAGGCTACCGGCTAGCATCGCGACGGCGAGCATAAACGGAGCGGTACTAAAAAACGGTATGGCGATAACTAAAAACGGCCTACTCTCGCCCGAGATAAAGCTGCCAAAGGGTGCAACCTTGTTAAATTCCGCCGACGGTAAATTTATCAGCTCCGATTTGGATGGAAATTTGATCGTTGCAAACAGCTCAAACGAAATTTTATTTCAAAGAAGCTTCAATGAAGCAATCGTTTCAGCCGCTCTAGAAGATAATAAACTAGCCCTTTTAAGCGCGGGCAATGTCATATATCTCATCGACATTGCAACAAACGATACTTTGCTCGAGTTTGAAAGCTCAAACGTCTATGCCCAGGACTCTCGCGTCGCTGCGCCATTATTTATGAGCTCGCTCGTTATATTTCCTACGCTTGACGGAAAGATCATGATCGCAGATAAAAACCAAGGCCGAATTTTACGTGATGTGGTCGTGAGTAGCGAGCAGTTTTTTAACAATATTATCTCGCTCAACGTCGTAAACGACACGATGATAGCCGCCACCGGAAAACGTATCGTCTCGATAAATCCCGAAAAAACGGTTTATTATAACGGCGAAATCAAAGACATCGTCATAAACGGCGAATATATATATATCTTGCTAAAAGACGGCAAAATCGTGCTTAGCGACTTAAATTTGAAACAAATCAAAGACGTATATTTTAAATTCGCCATCTTTTCAAGCGCCACCGTCTATAACGGCTCGCTTTATATAATGGAAAAAACAGGATATCTCATCAAGACAGATCTAGCGCTCGACAATGCCAAAATTTACGAGCTTTCAGACGAGGTCGAGAGCCAAATTTTCGCCGGCGCGAAAGAATTTTACTACGACGATTACAGTTTAGAGCTTAAATGA
- the gatC gene encoding Asp-tRNA(Asn)/Glu-tRNA(Gln) amidotransferase subunit GatC has translation MQIDDTLLTKLEKLSSLKVESDKRREIEGQLSEILSFAGILDELDLSASRAVVSSREGGTPLREDVSVSSDVIETILKNAPMSSEHFFVVPKIIE, from the coding sequence ATGCAGATAGACGATACTTTATTAACCAAACTTGAAAAGCTTAGTTCGCTCAAAGTCGAGAGCGACAAGCGAAGGGAAATCGAAGGTCAACTCAGTGAAATTTTGAGCTTTGCGGGTATACTAGACGAGCTTGATTTAAGCGCTTCTAGGGCGGTAGTAAGCTCTAGAGAAGGCGGAACTCCGTTAAGAGAAGACGTAAGCGTGAGCTCTGACGTGATAGAAACTATACTTAAAAACGCTCCGATGAGTAGCGAACACTTCTTTGTCGTGCCGAAAATTATAGAATAA
- a CDS encoding type IV pilus twitching motility protein PilT: protein MEQIRQETQNDSLEPKKIDVSLETLLKTVVHNKASDLHLVARSEPQIRIDGTLRPLELGVLKGHDIQDICYALITDVQKSDLEENRELDFAIELPGVGRFRGNYYYTMNGDLAAAFRIIPTDIPSLDDLRAPAIFKEVVKREKGLILVTGPTGSGKSTTLAAMLNEINLNERKHIITVEDPVEFVHTNKKGLFSHRNIGVDTKSYAKALKSALREDPDIILVGELRDRETISTAITAAETGHLVFGTLHTNSAIQTINRIIDSFEGGEQLQVRNMLSVSLTAVISQSLLPKIGSGRLAIHEILINNNAIANLIRENKVHQIYSQMQLNQQVTGMMTQTQSLMKAIRANQITKEMAMRYSTNQQELAPLLGM from the coding sequence ATGGAGCAAATAAGGCAAGAAACTCAAAATGATAGTTTAGAGCCCAAGAAAATAGACGTAAGCTTGGAGACGTTATTAAAAACGGTCGTCCACAATAAGGCCAGCGACTTGCACCTTGTCGCAAGAAGCGAGCCGCAGATCAGAATAGACGGAACCTTGAGGCCACTTGAGCTCGGCGTGCTAAAGGGGCACGATATACAAGATATCTGCTATGCGCTCATAACCGACGTGCAAAAAAGTGATCTCGAGGAAAATAGAGAGCTTGACTTCGCAATAGAGCTTCCCGGCGTTGGACGTTTTAGGGGCAACTATTACTATACTATGAACGGCGATTTGGCTGCCGCATTTCGTATTATTCCGACAGATATTCCGTCTCTTGACGACCTTAGAGCGCCTGCTATTTTTAAAGAAGTGGTAAAGCGCGAAAAAGGGCTAATTTTGGTCACCGGACCTACGGGTAGCGGTAAATCGACGACGCTTGCCGCGATGCTAAACGAGATAAATTTAAACGAAAGAAAGCATATTATTACCGTAGAAGATCCTGTCGAGTTCGTACATACGAATAAAAAAGGTCTTTTTTCTCATAGAAACATAGGCGTGGATACCAAGTCTTATGCCAAGGCGCTCAAAAGCGCACTTCGTGAAGACCCTGATATTATTTTGGTGGGCGAGCTTCGAGATAGAGAAACGATATCTACGGCTATTACGGCAGCAGAGACTGGCCACTTGGTATTTGGCACGCTGCACACAAACTCGGCTATTCAGACTATCAACCGTATTATAGATAGTTTTGAGGGCGGCGAGCAGCTGCAGGTGCGAAATATGCTTTCGGTTTCGCTAACGGCGGTTATATCGCAAAGCCTGCTTCCTAAAATCGGTAGCGGACGGCTTGCTATACATGAGATATTGATAAATAATAACGCTATCGCAAACCTTATTCGAGAAAACAAGGTGCATCAAATTTACTCCCAAATGCAGCTAAACCAACAAGTAACCGGCATGATGACGCAAACGCAGTCCTTAATGAAAGCTATTAGAGCAAATCAAATCACGAAAGAAATGGCGATGAGATATTCAACCAATCAGCAAGAACTCGCACCATTGTTAGGTATGTAA